Proteins encoded in a region of the Saccharothrix ecbatanensis genome:
- a CDS encoding RiPP maturation radical SAM C-methyltransferase yields the protein MTVPTVLVSMPFMQVDRPSIQLGLLKAIGEANGFPVRTLHANLDFAARIGPDYYRLLAEHRGRQIGDWLFSVEAFGAAAPDVDGELPAEFADELAYLARESGSVRDRLVRTRDHDVPAFLDALVDGFDWHGTRVVGFSSTFQQNTASFALARRLKERFPDIVTVFGGANFDGEMGLELVRSVDCVDYAVIGEGDRAFPQLLAALAAGTDPAEVPGVARRAGDRVVAAVASPPLEHLDDLPAPDYGEFFERSASLGLPTAEVWLPFESARGCWWGAKHHCTFCGLNGTTMKFRAKSPQRVLDELVGQSRRYHAFRFEAVDNILDPAYLKELFPALAAGRHDFEIFYEVKANLTREQLKVLAHGGVTHLQPGLESLSSAVLRLMDKGVRAAQNVNLLRWARYYGLQVGWNILWGFPGETEEDYLAQAAVVPHLVHLQPPASAAEIWLERFSPLYTRPDRFGLLRRSSEASYRHVYPDSVDIDRVAYFFDYEFADALPPSAYALLAKAVAEWSEAWSHSRPSLTFRSTRGFLQIDDRRQQGHDGTYTFHDTLADIYLACSERPTTASAVHSALGLDRPVADVEAAFEQFAERGLMFLDGNLALSLALPATPGR from the coding sequence GTGACCGTGCCGACGGTCCTGGTGTCGATGCCGTTCATGCAGGTCGATCGTCCGTCGATCCAATTGGGACTGTTGAAGGCGATCGGCGAGGCGAACGGCTTCCCGGTGCGCACCCTGCACGCGAACCTCGACTTCGCGGCACGGATCGGGCCGGACTACTACCGGCTGCTCGCCGAGCACCGGGGCAGGCAGATCGGCGACTGGCTGTTCTCCGTGGAGGCTTTCGGCGCTGCCGCACCGGACGTAGACGGCGAGTTGCCCGCGGAGTTCGCCGACGAGTTGGCCTACTTGGCAAGGGAGTCCGGGTCGGTGCGCGACCGGCTGGTGCGAACGCGCGACCACGACGTGCCCGCGTTCCTGGACGCGTTGGTGGACGGGTTCGACTGGCACGGCACGAGGGTCGTCGGCTTCAGCTCGACGTTCCAGCAGAACACCGCCTCGTTCGCGTTGGCCCGGCGGCTGAAGGAACGGTTCCCGGACATCGTCACGGTGTTCGGCGGCGCGAACTTCGACGGCGAGATGGGCCTCGAACTCGTGCGTTCGGTGGACTGCGTCGACTACGCGGTCATCGGTGAGGGGGACCGGGCGTTTCCGCAGCTGTTGGCGGCATTGGCGGCGGGAACGGATCCCGCCGAGGTTCCGGGCGTCGCCCGCCGTGCCGGTGACCGGGTGGTGGCGGCCGTCGCGTCGCCACCGCTCGAGCACCTGGACGACCTGCCCGCGCCGGACTACGGCGAGTTCTTCGAACGGTCGGCTTCGTTGGGCCTGCCGACCGCGGAGGTGTGGCTGCCGTTCGAGTCGGCGCGGGGCTGTTGGTGGGGAGCCAAGCACCATTGCACGTTCTGCGGCCTCAACGGCACCACGATGAAGTTCCGCGCGAAGTCGCCGCAACGCGTGCTGGACGAGCTGGTCGGGCAGTCGCGGCGCTACCACGCGTTCCGCTTCGAGGCCGTCGACAACATCCTCGACCCGGCCTACCTGAAGGAGCTGTTCCCCGCACTGGCCGCCGGCCGCCACGACTTCGAGATCTTCTACGAGGTCAAGGCGAACCTGACGAGGGAACAGCTGAAAGTCCTGGCGCACGGCGGTGTCACGCACCTCCAGCCAGGGTTGGAGTCGCTCAGTTCGGCCGTGCTCCGGCTGATGGACAAGGGTGTGCGGGCGGCGCAGAACGTCAACCTGCTGCGTTGGGCCCGGTACTACGGCTTGCAGGTGGGCTGGAACATCCTGTGGGGCTTCCCCGGTGAAACCGAGGAGGACTACCTGGCCCAGGCTGCCGTCGTGCCGCACCTCGTGCACCTGCAACCGCCGGCGAGCGCCGCCGAGATCTGGCTCGAACGCTTCAGCCCCCTGTACACGCGGCCCGACCGGTTCGGGCTGCTGCGCCGCAGTTCCGAGGCCAGCTACCGGCACGTGTACCCGGACAGCGTGGACATCGACCGGGTCGCCTACTTCTTCGACTACGAGTTCGCCGACGCCCTGCCGCCGTCCGCTTATGCGCTGTTGGCGAAGGCGGTGGCGGAGTGGTCGGAGGCGTGGTCGCACAGCCGGCCGTCGCTCACGTTCCGGTCCACGCGCGGGTTCCTCCAGATCGACGACCGGCGGCAGCAGGGGCACGACGGCACGTACACGTTCCACGACACGCTCGCGGACATCTACCTCGCGTGCAGCGAACGACCGACCACGGCTTCGGCCGTCCACTCCGCGTTGGGGCTGGACCGGCCGGTGGCGGACGTCGAGGCGGCGTTCGAGCAGTTCGCGGAACGCGGGCTCATGTTCCTGGACGGCAACCTGGCGCTGTCCCTCGCGCTCCCCGCCACGCCTGGGCGCTGA
- a CDS encoding AfsR/SARP family transcriptional regulator, with protein MEFRLFGEVRVLAGDRPLDVGTPRQQAVLAALLVDAGRPVDIETLIDRVWDEAPPVEARNVLYSHLSRIRRLLATASGHTGVRARLERRSAGYVLDVDPDLVDLHRFARLTARGPAGDTARAAALTEALDLWSGPPLAGISGDWVDQVRNSWRRRRLDAVTAWGEVELRLGRADAVTAALPDVLAEYPLSEPLEALFMRALHAAGRDAEAIERYAVIRARLADELGTDPGAELRALHSAILRGELPQSEPDSPLATPAQLPPDMPGFAGREEELRLLDDLAGGSATAVRIVAVSGTAGVGKTALVVHWAHRMRGHFPGGQLYVNLRGFDPTGSPVTPAEAVRRFLDAFEVSPQRIPVGFEAQVGLCRSLLANRRVLVVLDNARDAEHVRPLLPGSPDCLVLVTSRDQLSGLVADGARHLTVDLLEADEARRLLAGRLGAERIAAEPRAVDEIVALCARLPLALAVVAARAATHPKFGLVALARELRAARGSLDEFSGADPATDPRAVFSWSYLQLTADAARLFRLTGLHPGPDLGTHAAASLAGLPSRAVRPLLAELSRAHLVTEHSPGRYTCHDLLRAYASEQAQVLDLEPDRRAALRRTLCHYLHTANDADRLLDPRREELPTLTALPPGVTPEPVADRTEALAWFDAEHRVLLAAIQQEPAFDVEVWELIWAMRRFLAHQGHWQDEIDSLNVALAAARRLGDPLKQAFAHCYKGCTYVWFGKYEDACAELDVALSLYREAGDRVGEAYVQFYHSWLLDRQERNVEALSHAEQALELFRAAGHQAGQAKVLNAVGWFHALLGDHETAIGYCRKALDLQTELGDQLGAGQTWHSLGYAYQQLEDHGRAVACYQAAVDLFEASGYRINEAHVLSSLGDALHDAGDVDAARDAWQRSVDILDQLSHPDADDTRVKLTKSTSDT; from the coding sequence ATGGAATTCCGGTTGTTCGGTGAGGTACGGGTGCTCGCGGGCGACCGGCCGCTGGACGTCGGAACGCCGCGGCAACAGGCCGTGCTGGCAGCCCTCCTTGTGGACGCCGGCCGTCCGGTCGACATCGAGACCCTCATCGACCGGGTCTGGGACGAAGCGCCGCCCGTCGAGGCGCGGAACGTCCTGTACTCGCACCTCAGCCGCATCCGGCGGCTGCTCGCCACCGCCAGTGGGCACACCGGCGTCCGGGCCCGGCTGGAGCGTCGCAGCGCCGGGTACGTGCTGGACGTCGATCCGGACCTCGTGGACCTGCACCGGTTCGCCCGGCTGACGGCACGCGGCCCGGCGGGGGACACGGCCCGCGCGGCGGCGTTGACGGAGGCGCTGGACCTGTGGAGCGGCCCCCCGCTCGCCGGGATCTCCGGTGACTGGGTCGACCAGGTCCGGAACAGCTGGCGGCGGCGCAGGCTCGACGCGGTGACGGCGTGGGGCGAGGTGGAGCTGCGGCTCGGCCGGGCCGACGCGGTGACCGCCGCGCTGCCCGACGTCCTCGCGGAGTACCCCCTCTCCGAGCCGCTGGAGGCCCTGTTCATGCGGGCGCTGCACGCGGCCGGGCGGGACGCGGAGGCGATCGAGCGCTACGCCGTCATCCGGGCCAGGCTCGCCGACGAGCTGGGCACCGATCCCGGCGCCGAGCTGCGCGCCCTGCACAGCGCGATCCTGCGCGGTGAACTGCCGCAGTCCGAGCCGGACAGTCCACTCGCGACACCCGCCCAACTCCCACCGGACATGCCCGGTTTCGCGGGCCGCGAGGAGGAGCTGCGGCTGCTGGACGACCTGGCGGGCGGCAGTGCGACGGCGGTGCGGATCGTCGCCGTGTCCGGCACAGCGGGCGTGGGCAAGACGGCACTGGTCGTGCACTGGGCACATCGGATGCGCGGGCACTTCCCCGGTGGGCAGCTGTACGTGAACCTGCGCGGGTTCGACCCGACCGGCTCACCGGTCACGCCCGCCGAGGCGGTGCGGCGGTTCCTGGACGCGTTCGAGGTGTCGCCGCAACGCATTCCGGTCGGCTTCGAGGCGCAGGTCGGCCTGTGCCGCAGCCTGCTCGCGAACCGCCGGGTGCTGGTGGTGCTGGACAACGCCCGCGACGCCGAGCACGTGCGCCCATTGCTGCCCGGGTCGCCGGACTGCCTGGTGCTGGTGACCAGCCGGGACCAGCTGTCCGGACTGGTGGCCGACGGCGCCCGGCACCTGACCGTGGACCTGCTCGAAGCCGACGAGGCGCGGCGGCTGCTGGCCGGACGGCTCGGCGCCGAACGGATCGCGGCGGAGCCCCGTGCGGTGGACGAGATCGTGGCGCTGTGCGCGCGGCTGCCGTTGGCGCTCGCGGTGGTGGCGGCCCGTGCGGCAACGCACCCGAAGTTCGGGCTGGTGGCGCTGGCGCGTGAGCTGCGCGCGGCGCGGGGGAGTCTGGACGAGTTCTCGGGCGCCGATCCGGCGACGGACCCGAGGGCCGTGTTCTCGTGGTCCTACCTCCAGTTGACCGCCGACGCGGCCCGGCTGTTCCGGTTGACGGGCCTGCACCCCGGACCCGACCTCGGCACCCATGCCGCGGCGAGCCTGGCCGGACTGCCGTCGCGCGCGGTGCGCCCGTTGCTCGCCGAACTGTCCCGGGCGCACCTCGTCACTGAGCACAGCCCCGGTCGCTACACCTGCCACGACCTGCTGCGCGCCTACGCCTCCGAGCAGGCGCAGGTGCTCGACCTCGAGCCCGACCGGCGTGCGGCCCTCCGGCGGACGCTGTGCCACTACCTGCACACCGCGAACGACGCGGACCGGCTGCTCGACCCGCGCCGGGAGGAACTTCCCACGCTGACGGCACTTCCGCCGGGCGTCACGCCCGAACCGGTCGCCGACCGCACGGAGGCACTGGCCTGGTTCGACGCCGAACACCGCGTGCTGCTGGCGGCGATCCAGCAGGAGCCGGCGTTCGACGTCGAGGTGTGGGAGCTGATCTGGGCGATGCGGCGGTTCCTCGCGCACCAAGGCCACTGGCAGGACGAGATCGACTCGCTGAACGTGGCGCTGGCCGCCGCACGACGCCTCGGCGACCCGCTCAAGCAGGCGTTCGCGCACTGCTACAAGGGCTGCACCTACGTGTGGTTCGGCAAGTACGAGGACGCGTGTGCCGAACTGGATGTCGCGCTCTCCCTCTACCGCGAGGCGGGCGATCGCGTCGGCGAGGCTTACGTCCAGTTCTACCACTCGTGGCTGCTCGACCGGCAGGAGCGCAACGTCGAGGCGCTGTCGCACGCCGAGCAGGCGTTGGAGCTGTTCCGGGCGGCGGGCCACCAGGCGGGCCAGGCCAAGGTGCTGAACGCGGTCGGGTGGTTCCACGCGCTGCTCGGCGACCACGAGACGGCCATCGGGTACTGCCGCAAAGCCCTTGACCTGCAAACGGAACTCGGCGACCAGCTCGGGGCGGGCCAGACCTGGCACAGCCTCGGCTACGCCTACCAGCAGCTCGAAGACCACGGCCGGGCGGTGGCCTGCTACCAGGCCGCGGTGGACCTGTTCGAGGCGTCCGGCTACCGGATCAACGAGGCGCACGTGCTGTCGTCCCTGGGCGACGCGCTCCACGACGCGGGGGACGTCGACGCCGCCCGTGACGCCTGGCAGCGGTCCGTCGACATCCTCGACCAGCTCAGCCACCCGGACGCGGACGACACCCGGGTCAAGCTGACGAAGTCCACATCGGACACATGA
- a CDS encoding YciI family protein, with translation MLMIWSNPENWDALPPADRAALAGDAVAEHAAIDADLLRSGELVISAALADPITSRAVRVRDGVVTSTDGPYAEAKEYLAGYYLVDCESVDRAVEIAARIPDARWERVEVRAAMDVAGLEM, from the coding sequence ATGCTGATGATCTGGAGCAACCCGGAGAACTGGGACGCGTTGCCCCCGGCGGACCGGGCGGCGTTGGCGGGTGACGCGGTGGCCGAGCACGCCGCCATCGACGCCGACCTGCTCCGCTCAGGCGAGCTGGTGATCTCGGCGGCGTTGGCCGACCCGATCACCTCCCGCGCCGTCCGGGTCCGCGACGGGGTCGTGACCAGCACCGATGGGCCGTATGCGGAGGCGAAGGAGTACTTGGCCGGGTACTACCTGGTCGACTGCGAGAGCGTGGACCGGGCGGTGGAGATCGCGGCGCGGATACCGGACGCGCGGTGGGAACGGGTCGAGGTCCGGGCGGCCATGGACGTCGCGGGCCTGGAGATGTGA
- a CDS encoding MFS transporter, whose amino-acid sequence MTTVQRSRLKRRLLPLQAAAFLQGVGFWVPVEKLFMNEIGFDAASIGLMAAAYAAIVPVIEVPSGILADRWSRRGVLVLSSVALMVSALLGGLSHSVPMYFLSALALGVFFAMYSGTMDAVVYDTVLEETGDSDGFERQLGRVRLVNSAALVTSALAGGALAGLAGTRTTYLVTVPFVALSIVALLRFTEPQLHRATGTTSLSAHVALTCRTLTRGGRLLPVVTMAVLAALILQLLLEFGPLWLVAPAAPALLYGPYWAGLVSALGLGGLLAGKLDLDRPRTAAAVAVLMTAAGLTLTTSAHVLVVTGAQILLALLVVAASIHVSRLLHDAVPATVRTGVASGVSTLSWIAFLPVAIVFGLVSERHGVHTGGWMFVAVTVAAGLLVSAQAWRGARGTAPGCRPGT is encoded by the coding sequence GTGACCACCGTCCAGCGATCCCGGCTGAAGCGACGCCTGCTCCCGCTGCAAGCCGCCGCGTTCCTCCAAGGCGTGGGCTTCTGGGTGCCGGTCGAGAAGCTGTTCATGAACGAGATCGGTTTCGACGCGGCGAGCATCGGGCTGATGGCCGCCGCGTACGCCGCGATCGTGCCGGTCATCGAGGTGCCATCCGGAATCCTCGCGGACCGGTGGAGCCGTCGCGGTGTCCTCGTCCTGTCGAGCGTGGCGCTCATGGTCAGCGCACTGCTCGGCGGCCTCAGCCACAGCGTGCCCATGTACTTCCTCAGCGCGCTGGCACTGGGCGTCTTCTTCGCGATGTACTCGGGAACGATGGACGCCGTCGTGTACGACACCGTCCTGGAGGAGACCGGTGACAGCGACGGATTCGAGCGGCAGCTCGGCCGTGTCCGACTGGTCAACAGCGCCGCCCTGGTGACGAGCGCGCTCGCGGGCGGTGCGCTGGCCGGGCTCGCCGGTACCCGCACGACGTACCTGGTGACGGTGCCGTTCGTGGCGCTGTCGATCGTCGCCCTCCTCCGGTTCACCGAGCCGCAGCTGCACCGTGCCACGGGCACGACCTCACTCAGCGCGCACGTCGCCCTCACCTGCCGCACCCTGACCCGAGGCGGCCGACTGCTGCCGGTCGTCACCATGGCCGTGCTGGCCGCGCTCATCCTGCAACTGCTGCTCGAATTCGGACCGCTGTGGCTGGTGGCGCCGGCCGCACCCGCGCTCCTGTACGGCCCGTACTGGGCCGGACTCGTCTCCGCCCTCGGACTCGGCGGGCTGCTCGCCGGAAAACTCGACCTCGACCGGCCACGCACAGCGGCAGCCGTGGCCGTGCTGATGACGGCGGCCGGCCTGACGCTCACCACCAGCGCGCACGTCCTCGTCGTGACAGGTGCTCAGATCCTGCTCGCACTGCTGGTCGTGGCCGCGAGCATCCACGTCTCACGCCTCCTGCACGACGCCGTCCCCGCCACCGTCCGCACGGGAGTCGCGTCCGGCGTCAGCACGCTGTCCTGGATCGCCTTTCTCCCCGTGGCGATCGTCTTCGGGCTCGTCAGCGAACGCCACGGCGTCCACACCGGCGGCTGGATGTTCGTGGCGGTCACCGTGGCCGCCGGGCTGCTCGTCAGCGCCCAGGCGTGGCGGGGAGCGCGAGGGACAGCGCCAGGTTGCCGTCCAGGAACATGA
- a CDS encoding DUF2975 domain-containing protein, giving the protein MIAERWAVALLRVFLVLLFGVLVVFQVMSLPGQFAHMAQESPDMAHLRWPLTAITVFWVLCVQVVVVSTWRLLTLVKNDQIFSEASLKWVDAIVWAIAAAWVVFVGVFLWVGFNADDPGVPLMLFLMLIGLSVLGLLMVVMRALLRQATTLRDDMESVI; this is encoded by the coding sequence ATGATCGCAGAGCGTTGGGCGGTAGCCCTGCTGAGGGTTTTCCTCGTGTTGTTGTTCGGGGTCCTGGTCGTGTTCCAGGTGATGTCCCTGCCGGGGCAGTTCGCGCACATGGCGCAGGAGTCGCCGGACATGGCCCACCTGAGGTGGCCGCTGACCGCCATCACGGTGTTCTGGGTGCTGTGCGTCCAGGTGGTCGTCGTGTCGACCTGGAGGTTGCTGACCCTGGTCAAGAACGACCAGATCTTCAGTGAGGCGTCCCTGAAGTGGGTGGACGCGATCGTGTGGGCCATCGCCGCCGCGTGGGTCGTGTTCGTGGGCGTGTTCCTCTGGGTCGGCTTCAACGCGGACGACCCCGGCGTGCCGCTCATGCTGTTCCTGATGCTGATCGGCCTCAGCGTGCTGGGGCTGCTGATGGTGGTGATGCGGGCGCTGCTGCGGCAGGCCACCACGCTGCGGGACGACATGGAATCGGTGATCTGA
- a CDS encoding winged helix-turn-helix transcriptional regulator, with amino-acid sequence MSVAHTAVTPQVSGAEQAGPCGEDDCGVRDVLDRIGDKWTVLVIVELAKGIRRYRELQRAIPGISQRMLTVTTRRLCRDGLVERTVYATVPPQVEYALTDVGHSLAETIARLADWSRDHKDTMAAARERWDAEHPDDAER; translated from the coding sequence GTGTCCGTCGCGCACACCGCGGTAACCCCGCAGGTCAGCGGTGCCGAGCAGGCCGGGCCGTGTGGTGAGGACGACTGCGGTGTCCGGGACGTCCTCGATCGCATCGGCGACAAGTGGACCGTGCTGGTGATCGTGGAACTCGCCAAGGGCATTCGCCGCTACCGCGAGTTGCAGCGGGCGATCCCGGGTATCTCGCAACGGATGCTCACCGTCACCACGCGCCGCCTGTGCCGTGACGGCCTGGTCGAGCGGACCGTCTACGCGACCGTCCCGCCGCAGGTCGAGTACGCGCTGACCGACGTCGGCCACAGCCTCGCCGAGACGATCGCCCGCCTCGCCGACTGGTCCCGCGACCACAAGGACACCATGGCCGCCGCCCGTGAGCGGTGGGACGCCGAGCACCCCGACGACGCCGAGCGCTGA
- a CDS encoding RNA polymerase sigma factor: MSHNTTDTLLLDHAARGWESAWRDIVRSYTPLVRAVCLRHGIRGADADDVGATVWLRLVLNLRTIRQPEALPGWLATTTRRECLMLMRGRHRHTPTDDEPVDQSEPAADVSLLDTERHEALRQALVLLPERDRTLLSLLFSDPPTPYDTIVENLGIPRGSIGPTRQRCLARIRRIPSIAALLDD; encoded by the coding sequence ATGAGTCACAACACAACGGACACGCTGCTCTTGGACCACGCCGCGCGCGGTTGGGAATCGGCCTGGCGGGACATCGTGCGCAGCTACACCCCGCTGGTCCGGGCGGTGTGCCTGCGGCACGGCATCCGGGGCGCGGACGCCGACGACGTCGGGGCCACCGTCTGGCTGCGCCTCGTGCTGAACCTGAGAACCATTCGTCAGCCGGAAGCGCTGCCGGGCTGGCTCGCCACCACGACCAGGCGAGAATGCCTCATGTTGATGCGTGGCAGGCACCGCCACACCCCGACCGACGACGAGCCGGTCGACCAGTCGGAGCCCGCCGCCGACGTGTCCTTGCTCGACACCGAGCGGCACGAGGCCCTGCGCCAGGCGCTCGTCCTGCTGCCGGAACGCGACCGCACGCTGCTCTCGCTGCTGTTCTCCGACCCGCCGACGCCCTACGACACGATCGTGGAGAACCTCGGCATCCCACGCGGGTCGATCGGCCCGACCCGCCAGCGCTGCCTGGCCAGGATTCGCCGCATTCCTTCGATCGCCGCACTGCTCGACGACTGA
- a CDS encoding winged helix-turn-helix transcriptional regulator, with translation MATNRRYGDGCAIASALDYVGERWALLVVRELLLGPKRFTDLQDGLPGAGSKVLAQRLRELEAAGVVRRRTLPPPASSQVYELTEWGARLDAVVVALGQWGAGAPEQSEDPVGADAAMIKLRSFFSPQEERPWTATYEMRLGRYRFTVGVVDGRLDEMGRGEPREPDTVIGTDPDTLDRVIGVDGALTEAVDSGRLTMTGDGEAGRRLFGAVRMPTSA, from the coding sequence ATGGCGACGAACCGCCGGTACGGCGACGGGTGCGCGATCGCGTCCGCGCTCGACTACGTGGGCGAGCGGTGGGCACTGCTGGTCGTGCGCGAACTCCTGTTGGGCCCGAAGCGGTTCACCGACCTCCAGGACGGACTGCCGGGCGCGGGCTCCAAGGTGTTGGCCCAGCGACTGCGGGAACTGGAGGCCGCCGGCGTCGTGCGGCGTCGCACGCTGCCTCCGCCGGCCAGCTCACAGGTGTACGAGCTGACCGAGTGGGGCGCGCGGCTGGATGCCGTCGTCGTCGCGCTGGGGCAATGGGGAGCGGGCGCGCCGGAGCAGTCGGAGGACCCGGTCGGCGCGGACGCGGCCATGATCAAGCTGCGCAGCTTCTTCAGCCCGCAAGAGGAACGACCGTGGACGGCCACTTACGAGATGCGCCTCGGCCGCTACCGCTTCACGGTCGGGGTTGTCGACGGCCGGCTGGACGAGATGGGCCGCGGGGAGCCGCGTGAGCCCGACACGGTCATCGGCACCGACCCGGACACGTTGGATCGCGTCATCGGTGTGGACGGCGCGCTGACGGAGGCCGTCGACAGCGGGCGGCTCACCATGACCGGCGACGGTGAGGCCGGTCGACGCCTGTTCGGCGCGGTCCGGATGCCGACGTCCGCCTAG
- a CDS encoding tautomerase family protein — protein MPQFFVEAPTGVQPDAKRKMMREITEAIDEAYGVADVRVWLREHPTGNVSHDGRIDAEPIKPVCFLEAPELASLDVKAKMAAKIHAAVDEAYRAIANTDETLILMNHYPLENVAAGGRLLTHDAEFVQAVAKLNA, from the coding sequence ATGCCACAGTTCTTCGTGGAGGCTCCGACCGGAGTCCAACCCGATGCCAAGCGGAAGATGATGCGGGAGATCACCGAGGCGATCGACGAGGCCTACGGCGTCGCGGACGTCCGGGTCTGGCTGCGCGAGCACCCCACCGGCAACGTCTCCCACGACGGCCGGATCGACGCCGAGCCGATCAAGCCGGTGTGCTTCCTCGAAGCTCCCGAGCTGGCGAGCCTCGACGTCAAGGCCAAGATGGCCGCGAAGATCCACGCCGCGGTCGACGAGGCGTACCGGGCCATCGCCAACACGGACGAGACCCTGATCCTGATGAACCACTACCCGCTGGAGAACGTCGCCGCGGGCGGTCGGCTCCTGACCCACGACGCGGAGTTCGTCCAGGCCGTGGCCAAGCTGAACGCGTAG
- a CDS encoding RNA polymerase sigma factor, whose product MDSVEAVLREQAPHVLGALVRHHGRFDACEDAVQEALLAAAVQWGEHGVPESPRGWLITVASRRLTDQWRSDTARHVREAAALPHKQMAPAADAVPSGEDDTLVLLFLCCHPSLSPPSQVALTLRVVGGLTTAQIARAFLVPEATMAQRISRAKQQIKAAGARFDLPPQDAWRQRLDVVLHVLYLVFNEGYVATSGPDVHRAELTDEAIRLVRQIRRLLPDDGEVAGLLALMLLTDARRLARTQSDGSLIPLAEQDRRQWNQDVLREGVGIVTETLTRSRIGPYQLQAAIAAVHAEARRAEDTDWPQIVALYDVLTQFSPNPVVTLNRAVAVAMAHGAQAGLDLIEELAGDRHLADHHRLHAVRAHLLELAGRPEPARAAFEEAARRTTSTPEQRYLRARADRLS is encoded by the coding sequence GTGGACTCCGTCGAGGCCGTGCTGCGTGAGCAGGCGCCGCACGTGCTCGGGGCGTTGGTGCGCCATCACGGGCGGTTCGACGCGTGCGAGGACGCGGTGCAGGAGGCGTTGCTCGCAGCGGCCGTGCAGTGGGGTGAACACGGCGTGCCGGAGAGCCCGCGCGGCTGGCTGATCACCGTTGCCTCACGTCGGCTCACCGACCAGTGGCGCAGCGACACGGCACGTCACGTGCGTGAGGCTGCCGCACTGCCCCACAAGCAGATGGCTCCGGCGGCGGATGCCGTGCCCTCCGGGGAGGACGACACGTTGGTGCTGCTGTTCCTGTGCTGCCACCCGTCGTTGTCCCCGCCTTCACAGGTGGCGTTGACGCTGCGGGTGGTCGGCGGGCTGACCACGGCCCAGATCGCCCGCGCGTTCCTGGTCCCCGAGGCCACGATGGCGCAGCGGATCAGCCGGGCCAAGCAGCAGATCAAGGCGGCCGGGGCGCGGTTCGACCTACCGCCGCAGGACGCGTGGCGGCAGCGGTTGGACGTGGTGCTGCACGTGCTGTACCTGGTGTTCAACGAGGGCTACGTCGCCACATCAGGCCCGGACGTGCATCGCGCCGAGTTGACGGACGAGGCGATCCGGCTCGTCCGGCAGATCCGGCGCCTGCTGCCCGACGACGGCGAAGTGGCCGGGCTCTTGGCGCTGATGCTGCTCACCGACGCACGGCGGCTCGCGCGCACCCAATCCGACGGAAGCCTGATCCCACTGGCAGAGCAGGATCGCCGCCAGTGGAACCAGGACGTGCTGAGGGAAGGCGTCGGCATCGTCACCGAAACCCTGACCCGGTCCCGGATCGGCCCCTACCAACTCCAGGCCGCGATCGCCGCCGTGCACGCCGAGGCACGGCGTGCGGAGGACACCGACTGGCCGCAGATCGTGGCGCTCTACGACGTGCTGACCCAGTTCTCGCCGAACCCGGTGGTCACGCTGAACCGTGCCGTAGCGGTGGCGATGGCGCACGGCGCGCAAGCGGGCCTCGACCTGATCGAGGAACTGGCTGGCGACCGGCACTTGGCCGACCACCACCGCCTCCACGCCGTCCGCGCCCACCTGCTGGAGCTGGCCGGCCGTCCGGAGCCCGCCCGTGCCGCGTTCGAGGAGGCCGCGCGGCGGACGACGAGCACACCTGAACAGCGTTACCTGCGTGCGCGGGCCGACCGGCTCTCCTAG
- a CDS encoding cellulose binding domain-containing protein, whose amino-acid sequence MHDGYQTTINAIPQIASNLRSRGLCAGMISPSTGRAVAPTDTPPGTTTTTPPPAGGSCTATYRTSTQWGDRFNGEVTIRAGASAITSWTATVRLTSPQRVSATWSGTPTWDSSGLVMTMKPSGNGSLAAGASTTFGFTVMANGQWAAPTVSCATP is encoded by the coding sequence ATGCACGACGGGTACCAGACGACGATCAACGCCATCCCCCAGATCGCGTCCAACCTCCGCAGCCGCGGCCTGTGCGCCGGCATGATCTCACCGTCCACCGGTCGGGCCGTCGCGCCGACGGACACCCCGCCGGGCACGACCACCACCACGCCCCCGCCGGCCGGCGGTTCGTGCACGGCGACTTACCGGACGTCGACGCAGTGGGGTGACCGGTTCAACGGCGAGGTGACGATCCGGGCGGGCGCCTCGGCGATCACCAGCTGGACCGCCACCGTCAGGCTGACGTCCCCGCAGCGCGTGTCCGCGACGTGGAGCGGCACGCCGACCTGGGACTCCAGTGGTCTGGTGATGACCATGAAGCCCAGCGGCAACGGCAGTTTGGCCGCGGGCGCGAGCACGACGTTCGGCTTCACCGTGATGGCCAATGGCCAGTGGGCGGCGCCGACCGTTTCCTGCGCCACTCCGTGA